A window of Strigops habroptila isolate Jane chromosome 5, bStrHab1.2.pri, whole genome shotgun sequence contains these coding sequences:
- the NMI gene encoding N-myc-interactor isoform X1, translating to MRGREPLFGPPDRKRKRGGTAETGDLAVGWASLWRPQVSMDFTSPPLSLKDNGFITTASDPFDSSEDEMERLEEELKKWKERVEKAEKAKADLLLCKLSADEEFVKAEDDLIKLKNLQEKQHKDTIMSRDTDERELYVLNQENAELKREIEKLEEDFAECNAMLSRYSQINKEVAEMKMKFTHMEDMKDDYQDMNTHCFFDVTTKIPFRLDQNQVLLTFEDEEVAQRLIKIGKHTVNLDNKTADMRVMPFTLEMGIKFKLHVTISGKKINVSEVPELSIPEDWMREKLELNFYKSEQGGGEVENVDYDKQSRTAVITFLRPGATNSFVRCTEYPFVVNGTWYRLQVSPDNNVKLENFQLYCGISKKTILLKGIKEMEDDEESVQDMIEIHFQKPSNNGGEIEKIKYVSKGLTWVCFEEDT from the exons ATGCGCGGCCGTGAGCCGCTTTTCGGTCCCCCGGACCGCAAGAGAAAGCGTGGTGGCACAGCCGAGACGGGCGACTTAGCTGTCGGCTGGGCTAGCCTATGGAGA cctcAGGTTTCAATGGATTTCACAAGTCCCCCACTATCTTTAAAAGATAATGGTTTT attACGACAGCCTCTGATCCTTTTGACTCGTCAGAAGATGAGATGGAAAGACTTGaagaagaactgaagaaatggAAG GAAAGAgttgaaaaagctgaaaaagcaaaagctgaccTTCTTCTGTGTAAATTAAGTGCAGATGAAGAGTTCGTTAAAGCAGAGGATGACCTGATAAAATTAAAGAACTTACAAGAGAAACAGCATAAGGACACTATTATGTCTAGGGACACCGATGAG AGAGAACTTTATGTTCTAAACCAAGAAAACGCTGAGCTGAAGAGAGAGATTGAAAAGCTTGAGGAAGACTTTGCAGAATGTAATGCAATGCTTTCACGGTATAGTCAG ATTAATAAAGAGgtagcagaaatgaaaatgaagttcaCTCACATGGAAGACATGAAGGATGATTATCAAGATATGAATACTCACTGTTTTTTTGATGTAACTACAAAAATCCCATTCAGACTGGATCAAAACCAGGTGCTGCTTACTTTTGAAGATGAAGAAG TTGCCCAGAGACTGATAAAAATCGGTAAGCATACTGTGAACTTGGACAACAAAACAGCAGATATGAGAGTGATGCCTTTTACACTTGAAATGGGAATCAAATTTAAG cTCCATGTCACTATTTCTGGAAAGAAGATTAATGTTTCAGAAGTACCTGAACTGTCCATTCCTGAAGACTGGATGAGAGAAAAATTAGAGCTGAATTTCTACAAATCTgaacagggaggaggagaagttGAAAATGTGGACTATGACAAGCAGTCTAGAACAGCTGTTATTACGTTCCTCAGGCCTGGAG CAACTAACAGCTTTGTGAGATGTACTGAATATCCTTTTGTTGTAAATGGAACGTGGTATAGGCTTCAGGTTTCCCCAGACAACAATGTAAAATTGGAAAACTTTCAG CTCTATTGTGGCATTTCTAAGAAGACCATTCTGTTGAAAGGAATTAAAGAGatggaagatgatgaagaaagtGTGCAGGACATGATTGAAATCCATTTTCAAAAGCCTAGTAATAATGGTGGGGAAATAGAGAAAATCAAATATGTATCAAAAGGATTAACATGGGTTTGTTTTGAGGAGGATACTTAG
- the NMI gene encoding N-myc-interactor isoform X2, with protein sequence MDFTSPPLSLKDNGFITTASDPFDSSEDEMERLEEELKKWKERVEKAEKAKADLLLCKLSADEEFVKAEDDLIKLKNLQEKQHKDTIMSRDTDERELYVLNQENAELKREIEKLEEDFAECNAMLSRYSQINKEVAEMKMKFTHMEDMKDDYQDMNTHCFFDVTTKIPFRLDQNQVLLTFEDEEVAQRLIKIGKHTVNLDNKTADMRVMPFTLEMGIKFKLHVTISGKKINVSEVPELSIPEDWMREKLELNFYKSEQGGGEVENVDYDKQSRTAVITFLRPGATNSFVRCTEYPFVVNGTWYRLQVSPDNNVKLENFQLYCGISKKTILLKGIKEMEDDEESVQDMIEIHFQKPSNNGGEIEKIKYVSKGLTWVCFEEDT encoded by the exons ATGGATTTCACAAGTCCCCCACTATCTTTAAAAGATAATGGTTTT attACGACAGCCTCTGATCCTTTTGACTCGTCAGAAGATGAGATGGAAAGACTTGaagaagaactgaagaaatggAAG GAAAGAgttgaaaaagctgaaaaagcaaaagctgaccTTCTTCTGTGTAAATTAAGTGCAGATGAAGAGTTCGTTAAAGCAGAGGATGACCTGATAAAATTAAAGAACTTACAAGAGAAACAGCATAAGGACACTATTATGTCTAGGGACACCGATGAG AGAGAACTTTATGTTCTAAACCAAGAAAACGCTGAGCTGAAGAGAGAGATTGAAAAGCTTGAGGAAGACTTTGCAGAATGTAATGCAATGCTTTCACGGTATAGTCAG ATTAATAAAGAGgtagcagaaatgaaaatgaagttcaCTCACATGGAAGACATGAAGGATGATTATCAAGATATGAATACTCACTGTTTTTTTGATGTAACTACAAAAATCCCATTCAGACTGGATCAAAACCAGGTGCTGCTTACTTTTGAAGATGAAGAAG TTGCCCAGAGACTGATAAAAATCGGTAAGCATACTGTGAACTTGGACAACAAAACAGCAGATATGAGAGTGATGCCTTTTACACTTGAAATGGGAATCAAATTTAAG cTCCATGTCACTATTTCTGGAAAGAAGATTAATGTTTCAGAAGTACCTGAACTGTCCATTCCTGAAGACTGGATGAGAGAAAAATTAGAGCTGAATTTCTACAAATCTgaacagggaggaggagaagttGAAAATGTGGACTATGACAAGCAGTCTAGAACAGCTGTTATTACGTTCCTCAGGCCTGGAG CAACTAACAGCTTTGTGAGATGTACTGAATATCCTTTTGTTGTAAATGGAACGTGGTATAGGCTTCAGGTTTCCCCAGACAACAATGTAAAATTGGAAAACTTTCAG CTCTATTGTGGCATTTCTAAGAAGACCATTCTGTTGAAAGGAATTAAAGAGatggaagatgatgaagaaagtGTGCAGGACATGATTGAAATCCATTTTCAAAAGCCTAGTAATAATGGTGGGGAAATAGAGAAAATCAAATATGTATCAAAAGGATTAACATGGGTTTGTTTTGAGGAGGATACTTAG
- the RBM43 gene encoding LOW QUALITY PROTEIN: RNA-binding protein 43 (The sequence of the model RefSeq protein was modified relative to this genomic sequence to represent the inferred CDS: inserted 1 base in 1 codon), with the protein MATGQAAKSARTVVITGVPDGLLHNDVMTDILTIHFQMSKNNGGDVEDVAYPTDKKGVAYVTFEDPKVLESVLKKDEHRLEDKRLSRYYPLKVTRYCENVFSSVTSVLNMSVFKEQFVLEDLIQEIKKSTDLTFGPLQSNGHISVQGSFPDVKLLRDFLLLKAKSLSEKDKREEGASHQRPXRRQQQHGLTTEMSNFVHDVEKQVVVLDTDIYHYMKSFFPGTFVVNDDTVISDITDGDVTTLYIENAGSRSDAGQALRVKEKIENRSIKLHKTLCKERIDFKGHTRDDKQRYRRACESVKPHYPNVLIIYYNTHIDVIGYSSKVFEFTKEVSNKIQSLFRSG; encoded by the exons ATG GCAACAGGACAAGCTGCTAAATCAGCAAGGACAGTTGTCATCACTGGTGTTCCAGATGGCCTTCTGCACAATGATGTCATGACTGACATACTGACAATTCATTTCCAAATGTCGAAGAACAACGGTGGAGATGTGGAGGATGTAGCATATCCCACAGACAAAAAAGGAGTTGCATATGTAACTTTTGAAGATCCAAAAG TTCTAGAGAGTGTTCTAAAGAAGGATGAGCATCGACTGGAGGACAAAAGGTTGTCCAGGTACTACCCGCTGAAAGTAACCCGCTACTGTGAAAAT GTCTTCAGCTCTGTCACATCTGTCCTCAATATGTCTGTTTTCAAAGAACAATTTGTTTTAGAAGATCTGatacaagaaattaaaaagagcaCAGATTTGACCTTTGGTCCTTTGCAATCCAACGGGCATATTTCTGTTCAAGGGTCATTTCCAGATGTCAAATTGCTAAGAGACTTTCTCTTATTGAAAGCAAAATCCCTTTCAGAGAAGGACAAAAGAGAAGAAGGTGCGTCCCACCAGAGAC AGAGGAGGCAACAGCAGCACGGACTTACCACGGAGATGAGTAATTTTGTTCATGATGTGGAAAAACAGGTCGTTGTTCTTGACACAGATATATATCACTACATGAAGTCCTTTTTTCCCGGGACATTCGTAGTAAATGATGACACTGTGATTTCTGACATCACTGATGGTGATGTAACTACACTATATATTGAGAATGCTGGAAGTAGGTCTGATGCTGGACAGGCATTAAGAGTCaaagagaaaattgaaaatagGTCTATAAAACTCCATAAAACTCTATGTAAGGAGAGGATCGACTTCAAGGGACACACCAGAGATGATAAGCAGAGATACAGGAGAGCATGTGAAAGCGTGAAACCCCATTACCCTAATGTTTTGATCATCTATTATAATACTCACATTGATGTTATAGGATACTCTTCTAAGGTTTTTGAATTTACAAAGGAAGTGAGCAATAAGATTCAGAGCCTGTTTCGCAGCGGGTAG